The following proteins come from a genomic window of Leucoraja erinacea ecotype New England chromosome 1, Leri_hhj_1, whole genome shotgun sequence:
- the grpel1 gene encoding grpE protein homolog 1, mitochondrial has protein sequence MAAVMAGGCWGCGARALPGNGRLALLLLAARARGALSAGRLLCTATQQKNTGQNYEDDQSHSQNGDKELPNSTEKTLIEDKTKLEKQLKDLTDKYKRALADTENLRQRSQKLVEEAKLYGIQGFCKDLLEVADVLAKATESVPKEEITDANQHLKSLYEGLIMTDGQLQKVFSKHGLVKLNPIGAKFDPYEHEALFHSPVEGKEPGSVALVSKIGYKLHGRTLRPALVGVVKGVE, from the exons ATGGCGGCGGTCATGGCGGGTGGGTGCTGGGGCTGCGGCGCGCGGGCGCTGCCCGGTAACGGTCGGCTCGCGCTTCTACTGCTCGCGGCCCGGGCGCGCGGGGCCTTGTCTGCCGGCAG GCTACTTTGTACAGCTACACAGCAAAAAAATACTGGACAAAACTATGAAGATGACCAGAGCCATTCTCAGAATGGAGACAAAGAACTACCAAACTCCACAGAGAAAACTCTAATAGAAGATAAGACAAAGCTAGAGAAACAACTGAAGGATCTAACG GACAAATATAAAAGAGCACTAGCAGATACTGAAAACTTGCGTCAGAGAAGTCAAAAACTTGTAGAAGAAGCTAAGTTGTATG GTATTCAAGGGTTCTGCAAGGACCTTTTGGAGGTGGCAGATGTTCTTGCGAAAGCAACAGAGAGTGTACCCAAGGAGGAGATAACTGATGCAAACCAGCACCTTAAGAGCCTCTACGAAGGTCTCATCATGACAGACGGACAACTACAGAAAGTGTTTTCCAAgcatggccttgtcaaactgaaTCCTATTGGAGCCAAGTTTGATCCCTATGAGCATGAAGCTCTTTTCCACAGTCCCGTGGAAGGGAAGGAGCCAGGCTCTGTGGCACTAGTGTCCAAGATTGGGTACAAGCTCCATGGACGCACGCTTCGACCAGCATTAGTTGGAGTTGTCAAAGGAGTAGAATGA